The Oryzias latipes chromosome 16, ASM223467v1 genomic sequence aaacaaaataaaacacatggtcagccaacttaaaaaaaaaaaaagttgggcaACATATTGAAAAGAGAAAATTATGATTTGTTGAGTAACTGATACAAGAGATAAGAGACAAAAAACACATATCCATTAGTCCTTCATTTTTAGCATGTATAAAGAACACAAGAACATAACTTCTCCTAAATGCATATATAAATAGCATAATGcatttgaaatactttttaattaaataaagctttataaGGAATGAATTCAGTTTAGGAAAATGGTAAATATGTATTATTTTACTcccatttaatgtttttttgtacatgAATATTaataaagaattttaaataCAAGATTATGAAAATTCAACACTTAAAAACCAACGTTCAAGtttgatttaaagtttttttccgagaatgaaacacttttcttctccaagtttcttttctgtctgtggTGTATAATAAAGCATATACTCATTTACTAATCatatgaatgtttttatttcaaagaacTGCTTCATTTATTTGCTGCATCCTCTTCCATTTTTTAGGTCAAACTGGTAAATCTCCAGAACAGAATTGAgaaacttcctgttttcttctgttCCAGATTACAAAGTTGCAGAAGAAAGTCTGTGACGTTGTGGCAACAGGAGATTCGGCTGTTCCGTGTTTGAAGAAAGAGCATGACACAAAGACTTGACGTAAATTCCGAAGTGGAGAAACAGAAACCTTTCGTCAGGAAGGATGAGAAAACCTTTGCTAATAAGCTGACCACAAAACCGCCAAAAGtgaaatttatgagaaaactgaggaaaaaaacgAGCAGTTCATGTCCAGATTGATAAGAACAAGTGTGAAACCTGATGCAACGTGAGCTTCATTCTGAGACAAAACCTGaatgaaacaatttaaaaaacacatttaaaaatataataaaatgaaaacatgtcatttgtttaactttaaaacatttattctgtTCATCTTTAACATGAACATTTCCATCTTGACTTTGGTCAACCTCTGAAGTCTCAGATTTACTGATATCTAGTGGTTCATCCTAATATTGCGCTCAACTCAAACTTTTTCATggctaaataatttttttctttactttcttcATTGCTATTAAAGGACATTGATCGtgcaaaatcaaattttttgatctttgaagtatttttttaaaatgttaattctCTCATTTTGCTCTATTCTTGCAACTATGAGCATTCCTCTGAGAACCTGTGCTCTGAGTACCAGCCAGGTACAGTTCTTCCGAAATGCAGAAACGCCGCCTCTAGGtcgacgtcatgaaatgggcggcacccccAAGGAGCAGaagtcttacttccgggtagagaaatgagctgcaaaaataactaatttcataataaaattgttctttagCGCGCCAAATGTAACATATCATcaaatatatggatatagtttactgtTAAAGGCCAAAGAAcagcatgatatagaccctgtAAAGAGCCATCAGTCAGTCACTGCAGCTGTGATCACCTCAAACATCAGAACTAatcaatcaaatgaaaaaaactgccTCCCGCAAGGGTTGAACTGGGTTTAGTTGTTATTTGAAAAGTTTGCTTACAGAACTGAAGTTTGGCTGcttttaacaaaacaacaaaaacatttgattcgTTTTTCTTGTTTCAACTGTGTCCCTCATTTGTCATGTCTCTCATATGCTCGAAATCTTCTTCAGGTAACTTCAGGAAGAAGCGGTTAcagaaactgacttttttttattattattattattacttttttaacaccaaatgtattaaatttctttaaaaagtagATGCATGAAGCTGAAGCCATAATTACAAACGATGACAAGAAATGACACCAAGTCAAACGagcttaaaataaacacaaatttgtTGCTATTACCATCTCAATGAAACATATACTCCAATAAAAAAGTAATTGGAATGAACTAAAGTCTTTTtacaacataaagaaacagaaaaaaacaaacaaaatgacattattTCCCCCCAAattgacaaaacaaaatgtgacaaaCACAGAAGCTAATCTGGTCCAAACTGTGAACTAGTTGGACTTTATCAGGGCCTCCCCTTCACagataaatttgtttaaaaactgaGATCTTGCTGGCGTCCAGCTTCCTCTATTCTCAGGGATAAGCAGAGCGTACTGAAGCAAAGGATCATGGGAACCTGGTGTCCAGAAGCTTCAAATGTATGACGGGAACAtcagaacatgtaaaaaagagAATTCATTCCATCAGCGATGCAGCTTTTGAAtgaaatattattataaatGTGGGGGAAAAGGAGTTTGATTtggattttatttcaaatgttttattttcaactttacgttttaaagaaaatatgaaaactaCAAATATGCACAGAAGAAGTTCATGTGTAAAACTGTAACATCATGAGAAAGTGATCAAAAAACATGAAGCTAACAGACAATAACAGGATCTTTATAGtttatgaataataaataaaaaagtgttctTACCCGAGCGTGTCGTTCCGTCCATCGATCCACATCCAGCTGCTGCCGCTTTTATGCAAACCCAACCAGTATCCGTGATACTGATCGTAGTAAAACTTGGTGTTGTTCCCTATAAActcctgaaaaacaaagaaactaaaTGATCACATGCATGAATTCAACAATGATAACTCAgtttaaaagcagaaactcacctgtTCCTGCAGGTTATCCACAACAACCAGATCTGACACGGCTTTTTGGCAAAACGTCCGGCTCGCTTCCCAACCTTTCCACCAACGATTGTCCTCATAAAACATGTAGCACTTCTGCTGGAAGTGAATCCAGCCTCTCTGACAGGGCTGACACTCTGGAtggatgcaacaaaaaaggaaatattatcCCAATCTTAATCTTATAATTATGTTTTGCTCTCTGGTCTCACAGCAGACAGTCGTCCATCCCGAGTCTGATGGAACTATTCTGctcaattattaaaaacaaatcagatttaTGTCAAActcgatttaaaaataaattaacaaagtGTTAAGTTGTTGGTTTAATGCTGATATATAAATGCTGAATGTTTAATCAGATGAGCAAATTGTTGGAAAACCCAGACTGACAGGATGAAAGTGAACTCTGCTAACGCAGACGCCTAACTAATGTGCAAGAAATTATGGAAAATCAAAAAGAACCTGAAAATAATATGGGAGTGGGAATTAGCTAATGTGTGTTTGTAACTAAGAAATTGAATttcttattatttctttattcaaaccattgTGAATCAAAAGGAGacggaaaaaatgtcaaatgagtTTATCACGAGTCAGCGGTTTCCTTCCCGCCTGCTGGTTTTTCACTCGGACAACCTTCCTCTGAAACCCACATCTGCTCTTCAGGCCTTTGACTTCTGCTCTCATGTTTCCAGGATCAAAGATGAGAATTTCTGCACCTTTCAGCTTCTAAACTGTTGTTGGAACCTCGGTTGTCTCtttcaaaccatgacagaaatCTAAACCATATAACAGATGTTAATTCCAATTCCTACGTGAGTTCATGTCCTTTTGTTGACCAAAATGTTAACTCATGTCTTCTAGAAGTTGTATTTTACTATAGTATTCTAAGTATTAGTTATTGTACTTGTCAAAGAAAAGATccagtaaagaaaataaacgaCAGAGCAGCATTCTCACTTTTCTCAGGACAAAAGTCTTGGACTGGAAAGCTTTCAAACGTCATCATGACTCCCAGCGTTCGGTTGAGTTCCTCTGCCTCGGAGCTCAGCTCGTCTGTCCGGTTCCTGAGGAGTTTGATCTGCAGGAGAAGCTGATCGTTTACAGCCGACAGATCCGTCAGGTCCGCCTGCCGGTTCTTCCTCtgcaaaatgactaaaaaacaaaagaaaacgaaAGAAAAAGGTCTCAGTTATTCAAACTAGTCAgataaaaaacaagcaaaagtagaataaagacaaaaaagtggCTCATTTGGttgaaattcaattcaattcaattctgagaaatttgttgtaatttttttctgccaaaggAAAATTTTATATTTCCGAAATTTCCGGAGTATAAGCCACTACTTTTTTcttgcgcttacagccctgcagCTTATTCAGTgttgtgaatggtttgaattctctatttaacaccaagcacaagtaatttgttttttaacacacctctacatctaagcagccaaacagcatggacctcacttcaggtcttagacacttcagtcatggttcaacaaaacgaaacaggcatgcccggccgcatcccagaatcctttggtgccattagacccaacgtgcacgggATCGatgctacaatatgatgaagctttcaatttaaaagcaatcgctaaaagcagcgtgaaaaaatccaccatcaccaacgggtttggaaaagccggtcagctgcatgacggagagaacagcgcatgcttagaagtgtatttacctctgagtcatagtgactcggctggctgcacgtaaatatgtgggaataacatcagcctttattttgtcgggacacgactggaaacacataTCCACGTGATCGTTTttacagtttctaaggactgagcggaattttgcattgaaatgacgatttatcgtatttcgggcagatactcgaagcagtgttttcaggtaaataccccagggcggttcagttaattaactcacctgctcagcgtcctatttaagccaggtgcgcagttgttcattctttcttaccttcagcgctcattcttcgccccaccctcctccccggcttccacctgtgggctccgtaaaggggggttttgttacccgaaagttttatggaaattttatggaattttatggaagttttatggaattgaacggagccttatgccaaacgaaaatatgtgaatgccaacttaaagaatgtggaaaaatgtcaaataaatatttcttactgcaagagttgtctgactgaaaaagctcacagccgccgtgtgagcttttcggataggaaggggagacaaggagccc encodes the following:
- the LOC105356031 gene encoding C-type lectin domain family 12 member B isoform X2; its protein translation is MDEELHYASIVFKTKNSPQKETRDATIYSELKINQIKLEAVSRTPTGGEVEPQETRRSPSWVLWLGLGILSVLLIASVVTIIYIILQRKNRQADLTDLSAVNDQLLLQIKLLRNRTDELSSEAEELNRTLGVMMTFESFPVQDFCPEKKCQPCQRGWIHFQQKCYMFYEDNRWWKGWEASRTFCQKAVSDLVVVDNLQEQEFIGNNTKFYYDQYHGYWLGLHKSGSSWMWIDGRNDTLGFWTPGSHDPLLQYALLIPENRGSWTPARSQFLNKFICEGEALIKSN
- the LOC105356031 gene encoding C-type lectin domain family 12 member B isoform X1 — translated: MDEELHYASIVFKTKNSPQKEETRDATIYSELKINQIKLEAVSRTPTGGEVEPQETRRSPSWVLWLGLGILSVLLIASVVTIIYIILQRKNRQADLTDLSAVNDQLLLQIKLLRNRTDELSSEAEELNRTLGVMMTFESFPVQDFCPEKKCQPCQRGWIHFQQKCYMFYEDNRWWKGWEASRTFCQKAVSDLVVVDNLQEQEFIGNNTKFYYDQYHGYWLGLHKSGSSWMWIDGRNDTLGFWTPGSHDPLLQYALLIPENRGSWTPARSQFLNKFICEGEALIKSN